A single genomic interval of Daucus carota subsp. sativus chromosome 1, DH1 v3.0, whole genome shotgun sequence harbors:
- the LOC108214849 gene encoding UDP-glucuronate:xylan alpha-glucuronosyltransferase 1 isoform X1 — protein sequence METRQRSVEDVYKRRSHKIKVEDVEKPFQIPIQDKNTKWKMQLLKLILVIILLAVFVTVLYSPTVCHPEHVSDSLARPHFMNRWMWGGSDPRYVSHEEVNWNEILDALDGMPNKTKIQGVGLLNFDNTENEMWKQVLPNSKHIHLHLDHAEENVTWNTIYPEWIDEEQDDEVPSCPTLPKLEVPRKRLDLVIVKLPCRNEANWSRDVARLHLQLAAAGLAANAKGYHQVQLLFVTKCFPLPNLFSCKELVVRKGNAWLYKPNLNVLREKLLLPVGSCELSLPLKPRDEDYSLNVKREAYATILHSADDYVCGAIAAAQSIRMAGSTRDLVILVDETISEYHISGLELAGWKVRTIKRIRNPKAEKDAYNEWNYSKFRLWQLTDYDKIIFIDADLLVLKNIDFLFGMPEISATGNNGTLFNSGVMVLEPSNCTFELLMDHINEFESYNGGDQGYLNEVFTWWHRIPKHINFLKHFWIGDEEETKQKKTRLFGAEPPILYVIHYLGRKPWLCFRDYDCNWNWDLLQEFASDVAHARWWKVHDAMPEQLQQFCLLQSRQKAQLEWHRMQAEKGNYTDGHWKIKVHDPRLKKCIDNLCSWKGMLKHWGETNWTDNKFFTPSPPALKKASLSALL from the exons ATGGAAACCAGGCAGCGATCTGT CGAGGATGTATACAAAAGGAGGTCACATAAAATTAAAGTCGAAGATGTTGAGAAGCCCTTTCAGATTCCTATTCAAGATAAGAACACAAAATGGAAGATGCAGTTATTGAAACTTATTCTAGTTATTATCCTGCTTGCTGTTTTTGTTACAGTTTTGTATTCACCAACTGTGTGCCATCCTGAACATGTATCAGATTCTCTGGCAAG GCCGCATTTTATGAACAGGTGGATGTGGGGAGGATCAGATCCTAGATATGTGTCTCATGAAGAAGTCAATTGGAATGAGATATTAGACGCCTTGGATGGAATGCCTAACAAAACTAAAATCCAGGGAGTTGGTTTGCTAAACTTCGATAACACTGAAAATGAGATGTGGAAACAAGTCCTCCCCAATTCGAAACATATTCACCTGCATTTAGACCATGCTGAAGAAAATGTAACTTGGAATACCATATACCCAGAATGGATTGACGAAGAACAAGATGATGAAGTTCCTAGTTGCCCTACTCTACCTAAGCTCGAAGTGCCTAGAAAAAGACTTGATCTTGTTATTGTTAAGCTTCCTTGTAGAAATGAGGCAAACTGGTCAAGAGACGTTGCTAGGTTGCACTTGCAGCTTGCAGCTGCTGGTCTAGCAGCAAATGCCAAAGGCTATCACCAAGTGCAATTACTTTTTGTTACCAAGTGTTTTCCTCTGCCAAATCTGTTTTCTTGCAAGGAACTTGTTGTAAGGAAAGGCAACGCGTGGCTCTATAAACCTAACTTGAATGTTTTGAGGGAGAAGCTCCTGCTTCCAGTTGGCTCTTGTGAACTTTCACTTCCACTCAAACCCAGAG ATGAAGATTACTCGCTGAATGTAAAGAGAGAGGCTTATGCAACAATCCTGCATTCTGCTGATGACTATGTTTGTGGGGCTATAGCTGCAGCCCAGAGCATCCGAATGGCAGGGTCAACTCGGGACCTAGTGATTCTTGTAGATGAAACAATAAGTGAGTACCATATCAGTGGGCTAGAGCTAGCAGGATGGAAAGTTCGAACAATAAAGAGAATAAGGAATCCAAAAGCTGAGAAAGATGCCTATAATGAGTGGAACTACAGCAAGTTTCGACTATGGCAGCTCACAGACTATGACAAGATCATTTTTATTGATGCTGATTTACTTGTACTAAAAAACATTGATTTCTTATTTGGGATGCCAGAGATATCGGCAACAGGAAATAATGGCACACTTTTCAACTCCGGTGTCATGGTGCTGGAGCCATCTAATTGCACATTTGAGCTTCTGATGGATCACATCAATGAATTTGAGTCCTACAATGGTGGTGACCAGGGGTATTTGAATGAAGTTTTTACATGGTGGCATCGGATTCCTAAACACATTAATTTCTTAAAGCATTTTTGGATTGGCGATGAGGAAGAAACCAAGCAAAAGAAAACGCGCCTTTTTGGTGCTGAACCCCCGATTCTTTATGTGATTCATTATCTGGGACGAAAGCCATGGTTGTGCTTTCGGGATTATGATTGTAACTGGAATTGGGATCTCTTACAAGAGTTTGCAAGCGACGTTGCTCATGCAAGGTGGTGGAAAGTGCATGATGCAATGCCAGAGCAATTACAGCAGTTTTGCCTGTTGCAGTCAAGGCAAAAGGCACAACTCGAGTGGCACAGAATGCAAGCTGAGAAGGGAAACTACACAGACGGGCATTGGAAAATTAAAGTCCATGATCCACGCCTGAAGAAGTGTATCGACAATTTGTGCTCTTGGAAGGGCATGTTGAAACACTGGGGTGAGACAAATTGGACGGACAACAAATTCTTTACTCCTTCCCCACCAGCCCTCAAGAAAGCCTCTCTTTCTGCCTT GTTATAA
- the LOC108214849 gene encoding UDP-glucuronate:xylan alpha-glucuronosyltransferase 1 isoform X2, translating into METRQRSVEDVYKRRSHKIKVEDVEKPFQIPIQDKNTKWKMQLLKLILVIILLAVFVTVLYSPTVCHPEHVSDSLARWMWGGSDPRYVSHEEVNWNEILDALDGMPNKTKIQGVGLLNFDNTENEMWKQVLPNSKHIHLHLDHAEENVTWNTIYPEWIDEEQDDEVPSCPTLPKLEVPRKRLDLVIVKLPCRNEANWSRDVARLHLQLAAAGLAANAKGYHQVQLLFVTKCFPLPNLFSCKELVVRKGNAWLYKPNLNVLREKLLLPVGSCELSLPLKPRDEDYSLNVKREAYATILHSADDYVCGAIAAAQSIRMAGSTRDLVILVDETISEYHISGLELAGWKVRTIKRIRNPKAEKDAYNEWNYSKFRLWQLTDYDKIIFIDADLLVLKNIDFLFGMPEISATGNNGTLFNSGVMVLEPSNCTFELLMDHINEFESYNGGDQGYLNEVFTWWHRIPKHINFLKHFWIGDEEETKQKKTRLFGAEPPILYVIHYLGRKPWLCFRDYDCNWNWDLLQEFASDVAHARWWKVHDAMPEQLQQFCLLQSRQKAQLEWHRMQAEKGNYTDGHWKIKVHDPRLKKCIDNLCSWKGMLKHWGETNWTDNKFFTPSPPALKKASLSALL; encoded by the exons ATGGAAACCAGGCAGCGATCTGT CGAGGATGTATACAAAAGGAGGTCACATAAAATTAAAGTCGAAGATGTTGAGAAGCCCTTTCAGATTCCTATTCAAGATAAGAACACAAAATGGAAGATGCAGTTATTGAAACTTATTCTAGTTATTATCCTGCTTGCTGTTTTTGTTACAGTTTTGTATTCACCAACTGTGTGCCATCCTGAACATGTATCAGATTCTCTGGCAAG GTGGATGTGGGGAGGATCAGATCCTAGATATGTGTCTCATGAAGAAGTCAATTGGAATGAGATATTAGACGCCTTGGATGGAATGCCTAACAAAACTAAAATCCAGGGAGTTGGTTTGCTAAACTTCGATAACACTGAAAATGAGATGTGGAAACAAGTCCTCCCCAATTCGAAACATATTCACCTGCATTTAGACCATGCTGAAGAAAATGTAACTTGGAATACCATATACCCAGAATGGATTGACGAAGAACAAGATGATGAAGTTCCTAGTTGCCCTACTCTACCTAAGCTCGAAGTGCCTAGAAAAAGACTTGATCTTGTTATTGTTAAGCTTCCTTGTAGAAATGAGGCAAACTGGTCAAGAGACGTTGCTAGGTTGCACTTGCAGCTTGCAGCTGCTGGTCTAGCAGCAAATGCCAAAGGCTATCACCAAGTGCAATTACTTTTTGTTACCAAGTGTTTTCCTCTGCCAAATCTGTTTTCTTGCAAGGAACTTGTTGTAAGGAAAGGCAACGCGTGGCTCTATAAACCTAACTTGAATGTTTTGAGGGAGAAGCTCCTGCTTCCAGTTGGCTCTTGTGAACTTTCACTTCCACTCAAACCCAGAG ATGAAGATTACTCGCTGAATGTAAAGAGAGAGGCTTATGCAACAATCCTGCATTCTGCTGATGACTATGTTTGTGGGGCTATAGCTGCAGCCCAGAGCATCCGAATGGCAGGGTCAACTCGGGACCTAGTGATTCTTGTAGATGAAACAATAAGTGAGTACCATATCAGTGGGCTAGAGCTAGCAGGATGGAAAGTTCGAACAATAAAGAGAATAAGGAATCCAAAAGCTGAGAAAGATGCCTATAATGAGTGGAACTACAGCAAGTTTCGACTATGGCAGCTCACAGACTATGACAAGATCATTTTTATTGATGCTGATTTACTTGTACTAAAAAACATTGATTTCTTATTTGGGATGCCAGAGATATCGGCAACAGGAAATAATGGCACACTTTTCAACTCCGGTGTCATGGTGCTGGAGCCATCTAATTGCACATTTGAGCTTCTGATGGATCACATCAATGAATTTGAGTCCTACAATGGTGGTGACCAGGGGTATTTGAATGAAGTTTTTACATGGTGGCATCGGATTCCTAAACACATTAATTTCTTAAAGCATTTTTGGATTGGCGATGAGGAAGAAACCAAGCAAAAGAAAACGCGCCTTTTTGGTGCTGAACCCCCGATTCTTTATGTGATTCATTATCTGGGACGAAAGCCATGGTTGTGCTTTCGGGATTATGATTGTAACTGGAATTGGGATCTCTTACAAGAGTTTGCAAGCGACGTTGCTCATGCAAGGTGGTGGAAAGTGCATGATGCAATGCCAGAGCAATTACAGCAGTTTTGCCTGTTGCAGTCAAGGCAAAAGGCACAACTCGAGTGGCACAGAATGCAAGCTGAGAAGGGAAACTACACAGACGGGCATTGGAAAATTAAAGTCCATGATCCACGCCTGAAGAAGTGTATCGACAATTTGTGCTCTTGGAAGGGCATGTTGAAACACTGGGGTGAGACAAATTGGACGGACAACAAATTCTTTACTCCTTCCCCACCAGCCCTCAAGAAAGCCTCTCTTTCTGCCTT GTTATAA